Within Elizabethkingia sp. JS20170427COW, the genomic segment CAACACATGAGCAACGCCATCATCAGAAAACAATCCGTTAATAGCGTCCACTTGGTTCTTCATCAAAGCTATTAGTGGGGATACCACAATAGCTGTACCTTCGCTAATAAGAGCGGGCAATTGGTAGCATAAAGATTTTCCTCCTCCTGTGGGCATCAGTACAAAAACATCGTTACCTTCTAATAATGAAGTAATTATTTGTTCTTGATATCCTTTAAAAGTTGAAAATCCAAAGTACTTTTTCAATGATCCCGCTAGGTTCGCAGATTTTGTATTCATCCTTTAATATAAGTTTACTAAATTTGCATATTATCAAAGGTAGTTAATTTTTTTAAACAAAACAATAATACATTGGAATCTACGCATATTCTGGAAATTGCCAAAAATACTTTTTCCATTGAAATTCAGGAACTTGAAAAAACCAAAAACAATCTAGATCTTAGCTTTGTAAATGCGGTTGAGAAAATTTTTCATACCCAAGGGAAGCTTGTGGTAGTCGGCATTGGCAAAAGTGCACATATAGCAAACAAGATTGTAGCTACTTTAAACTCTACAGGGACACCTTCCCAATTTTTACACGCTTCCGAAGCTATACATGGAGACTTGGGACTCTTGGCTAAAGAAGATGTAGTGCTATGCATATCAAATTCTGGAAATTCTCCTGAAATAGCTACTGTTGCTCCTATACTCAAAAATTATGCTTCTTGCTTAATTGGTATGACTGGGAATCCTAAAAGCAAACTAGCAGAGGCTTCAGATATCGTTATTAGCTCTGCTATTTCTCAAGAAGCATGCCCTAATCAACTTGCACCAACCAGTAGTACAACAGTACAAATTGCCTTAGGGGATGCCATTGCAGTTTGTCTTATGGAATTAAGAAATTTTAAACCTGAGAACTTTGCTAAATTCCACCCAGGAGGATCGTTAGGAAAAAACCTTACCGCAAGAGTACAACAGTTTATCTCTGAATTAAAGCCCGAAGTGTCCAAAGAAGCCAATATAAGAGAGGTTATCATTTCTATTAGTGCCTCAAAACACGGGATTACAGTGGTAACTGAAGATAAAAATATTATTGGGGTTATCACCGATGGAGACCTTAGAAGAATGCTTATGAATAGAGAGGATGTATCCAAAGTTACCGCCCAAGAAATCATGAGCTCTCATCCTAAAAGTATTGAAAAGACTGCCCTTGCAAAAGAAGCAATGCAAATCCTTAAAAACAACAATATCGGACAACTTGTTGTTACAGAAAATGGCAAATACATCGGAATTATCGACTTACACACTCTCCTTGACGAAGGAATTATTTAATATCAAATATGGAACATTTCAGCACGCATCAGACTATTAGTAAAGACGACTATCTACAATACTATCTTTATACTATATCCACTACTCCTGCCGCAATAAAACAAAGAAAAAAATTAAGAAATGTACTTTTCCTTTGTCTTTTGGTAGTTGCTATCTGGTCTTGTTATAAAGAGGCCCAAAACGGAGAGATTCCTTATGTTTTAATTGGGCTGTGGATTGTATTTTTCCCTATTTCTTATTTCTTTTTTCAGACGATGGAGAAGAGAAAATACAACCGTTTTTTCAGTAAATATATCAACACCAACCATCAGGAAAACATGTTAAAAGGTCATGAACTTCAATTTGGTGAGGAGAATTTGGTAATTAAATTCGTTACCCACGAATTAACCATGCCGTATGCAGAAATTATCAATATCTATGAAAACCAAAATGGTATTTATATCAAAAACACCAATGAAAGTTCTTTCATTTTCCCAAAAACAGGAAATGATTATGACAAGATTAAAGGAAATATGATGGAAATTGCTCAGAAAAACAAAATTAACTTTGAGCAAGAAGAATGGAAATGGAAATAATACATTAGAATGAGCGAAAAAAACAAACAAGGCGAAATGTCTTTCCTAGGGCATATTGGTGAGCTTAGAGGACATCTTATCCGTGCCTTATTAGCGATTGCTGTTGGGGCTTTCTTAATAGGATTCAATATCAAATGGGTAATGGATACTATTTTACTAGGTCCCACAAAACCTGGATTTTTAACTTTTAAAGTAGTTAATTATTTTTCCAGAATGGTTATAGGCCAAGACAGCATCACTTTGCCTGAACATTTTCCTCTCCAAGTAAGGAGACTTTTTGACCAGTTTAATGCGATGATGGCGATTTCCATTGTAGGAGGTATTCTTCTTGCTTTCCCTTATATCGTTTGGGAATTGTGGAAGTTTATCAGCCCAGGGCTTCATGAAAATGAAAAGAAAAACTCTATCTTCATTATCAATAGTACTTGGATTATGTTTGTACTAGGGGCATTAAGCGGCTATTTCTTGGTAATGCCTTTTGTCATTAATTTTGGATATTTCTTCTCCTTATCAGATTCCATCCGAGTGGATATCGATTTATCGAGTTATATTACCATCTTCTTACAAATTGTATTAGGGATGGCAGTTATTTTCTTATTCCCAATAGCTGTTTATATCCTAACTTCTATGGGGGTTTTAACTCCTATGTTTTTAAAAACCTATAGAAGGCATGCTATTGTAGTGATTATGATGGTGGCAGCGGTGCTTACCCCTGCTGATGTACTAAGTATGCTAGCGGCAGCTTTCCCTTTACTTATTTTATACGAAATCTGTATCATCATGTCTAGCAGAGTTTACAAAAGAGTACAGAAAAATAACAATACCGAAGACAACAAAGATCATCTCACTAAAATAGAAAACTAAATTATCAACTAGTAAACATGAAAAAAATACTTCTCCCTATCTGCTCATTGGCAGTCTCCCTAGCAAGCGCACAAGAGAAAGGTGCTTTTGGAGACATCAACCCTCAAGAATTTACTAAACAAGATTCTCTGTTTGGTAGCAATGCCACCCCATATCGAAACTTTTGGGACGTGCAAAAATATGAAATAGAAGCAGAGCCTAATTTCGCACAACAAAGTGTAAAAGGAAGCAATCGTATTAATTTTGAGATTATCGAAGACCGTAGCAACCCTACTTTCCAGATCGATATCCAACAACCAATGAATGTCTCTAATATCATCAGTGATTTTGAAATCACCAATACCCAAAGAGATGGGAATTTTCTTTTTATTTCTACCAAAGGAGATTTTAAAAAGGGAGATCGCTATTTTATCAGCATCGACTTCGATGGGAAACCCAAAGTTGCTAAAAGAGCCCCTTGGGATGGTGGATGGATTTTCACTAAAGATCCTGCAGGAAAACCTTGGATGACTACTGCAACCGAAGGTACAGGAACCAGTGTTTGGCTGCCTATCAAGGATAGCTGGGCAGACGAACCAGACCTAGGAGTTGACTTTACCGTTATTGCTCCTAAAGATCTTGTTGGCATTGCCAATGGTAAACTTATCGAACAAAAAACAATTAACAATAAAAATATCTCGCTTTGGCAGGTTACCAACCCTATCAATGCCTACAACATTACACCTTATATTGGAGATTATGCCCATTTTTCTGATACTTTTGATGGAGAAAAGGGAAAGCTTTCTTTAGACTATTACGTCATCAAAGAAAATTTAGAAAAGGCTAAAAAGCATTTTGAAATTGTAAAACCTATGCTTAAAGCTTTTGAATACTGGTTTGGGCCTTACCCTTGGTACGAGGATGGATATAAAATTGTAGAAACTTCCCATCTTGGTATGGAACACCAAAGTGCCGTTGCTTACGGAAATGGTTATAAAAATGGATACTTAGGTACCGATTTATCAGGGACTGGAGTGGGATTGAAATGGGATTTCATCATTGTGCATGAAAGTGGCCATGAATGGTTTGCCAACAATATCACCGCATTTGACCAAGCAGATATGTGGGTGCATGAAAGCTTTACTTGCTACTCTGAGACCCTCTTCACCGATTTTGTTTATGGCAAAGAAGATGGTGACAAATACATCGTTGGCCAAAGAGGGAAAATTATCAATGACATCCCCATTATCGGGAAATATGGTGTAAGAAACGAAGGCAGTGGGGACATGTACTACAAAGGTGCCAATATGCTTCATACCATCAGAACCGTAATCAATGATGATGCTAAATTTAGAGAAATCCTGAGAGGACTTAACCAAGAATTTTATCATCAAATTGTTACAGGAAAACAAGTTCAAGATTACATCAACGAGAAATCTGGAATTAATTTCGACACTGTATATCAACAGTACCTTCGCACCATAAAAATTCCTAAATTAGAATACAAGTTAGAAGGTAAAAAGCTAAGCTACCGTTGGGTGGATGCTGTTGATAACTTTAAACTTCCTATTCGTCTGAAAAATTCTAAAATCACCATTATTCCAACTTCGGAATGGCAATCTATTAAGTATAAAGAGAAAAAAACATTGGAATGGGATTCTAATTATTATGTAGAATATACTGAAGTAAAATAAAAAAATGAGGCTGTTCTGGTGGACAGCCTCATTTTTTATACAGTAATTTTTCTATTTCGAAGATAATTCGGCTTCCAAGGTTGCCTTCAATTCTTGAACGATTTTAGGATTTTCCTTTGCTATATTATTGATTTCATAAGGATCTACAGACAAATCATACAACTGATCTTCTATAGAGTTTCCTAATTCTATTTGAGTTAGCTCATTCATCTTTTCCCCTTTACTTGGTTTGATGTACTTATATTTTCCTTTAATAATAGAAAAAGTACCAGAAGACTTAACAATGTACTCTCTCCCTGAATTAGATTTTCCGATAAATGTTTGAATTAAATTCTGGCTATCGTAAGCTTGTTTTGCAGGAACGGTAACATTTAGCATCTTCGCAAATGAAGACAATAAATCTAATTGCCCAACTAGAGCTTCCGAGGTTTGAGCAGACTTAATTTGCTGAGGCCAACTTACAATAAAAGGCATACGGCTTCCTGCTTCAAAAGCAGAATATTTACCACCTCTTAATCCAGCAGAAGGGCGATGGCCATTAAGCATTTCCACTGCTCCATCTTGGTAGCCATCATCCAAAACAGGACCATTATCACTAGTGAATACAACAATGGTGTTCTCCAATAAGCCCAAATTCTTCAGCTGTTGGGTAATTTCTCCTACACTATGGTCTAATTGTAAAATAGCATCTCCACGATAGCCTAGTCCACTTTTTCCTTTAAACATGGTTGCTGGCATTCTTGGTACATGGGGTTCTGTAGCATTGTAAAATAAGAAAAAAGGCTTCTCCTTATTTTCAGCAATAAAACTCTTTACCTTATCTATAAAGGTAAAGCTAAGCTCTTCATCAGTCCATCTAGCAGCTGTACCTCCACTCATCCAGCCAATTCTACCAATTCCATTAACAATGGTATTATTATGTCCATGGTTAGGGGAAGCTTTCATTTTCAAAAGTTCAGGATTTTCCGACCCTGTAGGTTCATTTCCTACCTTATGGCTATACGACACTGTAATAGAATCTTCTGCTTGTACATTTACCACATTATGATTTTCTACAAATACCGTAGGAACACGATCCGCTGTTGCTGGGAAAATAAAAGAATAGTCGAAGCCTACTTCTAGAGGTCCTGGTTTCAATTCTGCATTCCAATTTTTTTCTACAGTAGATCCTAAACCTAAATGCCATTTTCCGATAATTGCCGTTTTGTATCCAGCTTGTTTAAAGACTTTGGGTAAAGTAAAATCTTCCAAAGAAATAATCAGCTTTGCATCACCAGGGAGTATATTAGTTCCGGATTGTCTAAAAGGAT encodes:
- a CDS encoding SIS domain-containing protein; the protein is MESTHILEIAKNTFSIEIQELEKTKNNLDLSFVNAVEKIFHTQGKLVVVGIGKSAHIANKIVATLNSTGTPSQFLHASEAIHGDLGLLAKEDVVLCISNSGNSPEIATVAPILKNYASCLIGMTGNPKSKLAEASDIVISSAISQEACPNQLAPTSSTTVQIALGDAIAVCLMELRNFKPENFAKFHPGGSLGKNLTARVQQFISELKPEVSKEANIREVIISISASKHGITVVTEDKNIIGVITDGDLRRMLMNREDVSKVTAQEIMSSHPKSIEKTALAKEAMQILKNNNIGQLVVTENGKYIGIIDLHTLLDEGII
- the tatC gene encoding twin-arginine translocase subunit TatC; its protein translation is MSEKNKQGEMSFLGHIGELRGHLIRALLAIAVGAFLIGFNIKWVMDTILLGPTKPGFLTFKVVNYFSRMVIGQDSITLPEHFPLQVRRLFDQFNAMMAISIVGGILLAFPYIVWELWKFISPGLHENEKKNSIFIINSTWIMFVLGALSGYFLVMPFVINFGYFFSLSDSIRVDIDLSSYITIFLQIVLGMAVIFLFPIAVYILTSMGVLTPMFLKTYRRHAIVVIMMVAAVLTPADVLSMLAAAFPLLILYEICIIMSSRVYKRVQKNNNTEDNKDHLTKIEN
- a CDS encoding M1 family metallopeptidase, producing MKKILLPICSLAVSLASAQEKGAFGDINPQEFTKQDSLFGSNATPYRNFWDVQKYEIEAEPNFAQQSVKGSNRINFEIIEDRSNPTFQIDIQQPMNVSNIISDFEITNTQRDGNFLFISTKGDFKKGDRYFISIDFDGKPKVAKRAPWDGGWIFTKDPAGKPWMTTATEGTGTSVWLPIKDSWADEPDLGVDFTVIAPKDLVGIANGKLIEQKTINNKNISLWQVTNPINAYNITPYIGDYAHFSDTFDGEKGKLSLDYYVIKENLEKAKKHFEIVKPMLKAFEYWFGPYPWYEDGYKIVETSHLGMEHQSAVAYGNGYKNGYLGTDLSGTGVGLKWDFIIVHESGHEWFANNITAFDQADMWVHESFTCYSETLFTDFVYGKEDGDKYIVGQRGKIINDIPIIGKYGVRNEGSGDMYYKGANMLHTIRTVINDDAKFREILRGLNQEFYHQIVTGKQVQDYINEKSGINFDTVYQQYLRTIKIPKLEYKLEGKKLSYRWVDAVDNFKLPIRLKNSKITIIPTSEWQSIKYKEKKTLEWDSNYYVEYTEVK
- a CDS encoding arylsulfatase, which encodes MKNPNVVIIYVDDLGYGDLSSYGATKISTPNIDALTQKGIRFTNAHSTAATCTPSRYSMMTGKYPFRQSGTNILPGDAKLIISLEDFTLPKVFKQAGYKTAIIGKWHLGLGSTVEKNWNAELKPGPLEVGFDYSFIFPATADRVPTVFVENHNVVNVQAEDSITVSYSHKVGNEPTGSENPELLKMKASPNHGHNNTIVNGIGRIGWMSGGTAARWTDEELSFTFIDKVKSFIAENKEKPFFLFYNATEPHVPRMPATMFKGKSGLGYRGDAILQLDHSVGEITQQLKNLGLLENTIVVFTSDNGPVLDDGYQDGAVEMLNGHRPSAGLRGGKYSAFEAGSRMPFIVSWPQQIKSAQTSEALVGQLDLLSSFAKMLNVTVPAKQAYDSQNLIQTFIGKSNSGREYIVKSSGTFSIIKGKYKYIKPSKGEKMNELTQIELGNSIEDQLYDLSVDPYEINNIAKENPKIVQELKATLEAELSSK